The following coding sequences lie in one Anomaloglossus baeobatrachus isolate aAnoBae1 chromosome 7, aAnoBae1.hap1, whole genome shotgun sequence genomic window:
- the LOC142246522 gene encoding tripartite motif-containing protein 16-like, giving the protein MEETRIFCTFCTKSPVPAVKTCLQCETSMCEEHLTAHNKIVDHILTEPTASFGHKKCSLHKKVLEYYCPQDAACLCASCCLVGEHRGHQVELLDEASEKKENLRKYLDELNPQKEEIQARVHNLQDHKRKIQETASDKRKNVSKIFMDIKKKLKMAEKKVISKVSRQEEKIVSQISHLIQKLEIQEDNMSRKMHHVEEMCGVTDPIRLLQESDITECSHGGEEDTRGDGGEVSSEEDLDEVLISLTLLRSMRDIVTNVTSELGVHVPDILLDVDTAHRWVTVSQDLKTATDLGVQQKRRKSSGRFVFNPQVLSRCSLSSGRHYWEVECSLIGRCDIGLCYPSIKRKGEESGIGYNDKSWGLALYDEEYEVWHNSDVETLSMTSTCLTLGVFLDYEAGRLSFYELCDPIRHLHTFTASFSEPLHVVFGVVDEASVTIRS; this is encoded by the coding sequence ATGGAGGAGACCAGAATCTTCTGCACTTTCTGTACAAAGTCTCCTGTCCCGGCTGTAAAAACATGTCTGCAGTGTGAGACCTCCATGTGTGAGGAACACCTGACAGCCCACAACAAGATAGTGGATCATATATTAACAGAACCCACCGCCTCATTTGGTCACAAAAAATGTTCCCTCCACAAGAAGGTTCTGGAGTATTACTGCCCGCAGGACGCGGCTTGTCTGTGTGCGTCTTGCTGTCTGGTTGGTGAACACCGAGGACACCAGGTGGAGCTTCTAGATGAGGCTTCTGAGAAGAAGGAGAACCTGAGGAAATATCTGGATGAACTAAACCCACAAAAAGAAGAAATTCAGGCAAGAGTCCACAATCTTCAGGATCATAAAAGGAAGATCCAGGAAACAGCCTCTGACAAGAGGAAGAACGTCAGTAAGATATTTATGGATATTAAGAAGAAGCTGAAAATGGCAGAAAAGAAAGTGATAAGCAAGGTCTCCAGGCAGGAGGAGAAGATTGTGTCCCAGATATCTCATCTGATCCAGAAGCTGGAAATACAGGAGGACAATATGTCCAGAAAGATGCATCACGTGGAGGAGATGTGTGGTGTCACCGACCCAATAAGACTCTTACAAGAAAGTGACATTACAGAGTGTAGTCATGGAGGTGAGGAGGACACAAGGGGAGATGGTGGAGAGGTCAGTTCTGAGGAGGATCTGGATGAGGTTCTGATCTCACTGACCTTACTCCGATCTATGAGGGATATTGTCACCAATGTAACATCAGAGCTCGGGGTCCATGTCCCAGACATATTGCTGGATGTGGACACTGCTCATAGATGGGTGACGGTATCACAAGATCTGAAAACAGCAACAGATTTAGGAGTACAACAAAAGAGACGAAAATCATCAGGAAGGTTTGTGTTTAACCCCCAGGTGTTAAGTAGATGTAGCCTctcctcaggacgacattactgggaggTGGAGTGTAGCCTGATAGGAAGATGTGACATCGGATTGTGCTATCCCAGTAtaaagaggaaaggagaggagtctGGTATTGGATATAATGATAAATCTTGGGGTTTGGCTTTGTATGATGAAGAATATGAAGTATGGCACAACTCAGATGTAGAGACCCTCAGTATGACGTCAACGTGTCTGACACTTGGAGTCTTCTTAGACTATGAGGCCGGGCGTCTGTCCttctatgagctgtgtgaccccatcagacacttacacaccttcaccgCCTCCTTCTCTGAACCCCTACATGTCGTCTTCGGTGTGGTCGATGAAGCCTCTGTCACAATAAGAAGCTGA
- the LOC142246781 gene encoding E3 ubiquitin-protein ligase TRIM62-like, translated as MEYPGDKLDCSICLSLYTDPVSLRCGHIFCRSCIVSALDAQEAAGVYSCPDCRAQYPERPTLEKNLKLRNIVERFSSPEPETEETGIFCSESPVPAVKFCRYCETSVCDDPLTAHDNTLDDIVKPPRSFACIKCPLHKKVLGYYYRQDVSCLCVSCCRVGDHQGHQKELLDEAYKKEYVDELSPQKAIQTRIRTLQDRTRKIHAKGSGKRKSINRRFMDIMKQLEVAEKKALTEVFRQEEKIVMQLYNLIQKLEIQEKKLSRKMRRVTDPFRLLQESYITEGSLGGVGDTGGDGGEVGSEEDLDEVLISLTLIRPIRDIITSITSDLGVPVTDILLDVDTAHRWVKISEDLKTATRSEEQERPESSGRFVDYSQVLSRCGLSSGRHYWEVKWNQIGLCGIGLSYPSIKREGNKSKIGLNDKSWCLVLYDGEYGVCLNSHILTLNVIQRCPTLGLFLDYEAGRLSFYELCDPIKHLHSFTASFTEPLHVLFYVTDGASVTIRS; from the coding sequence ATGGAATACCCCGGAGACAAGCTGGACTGCTCCATCTGCCTGAGCCTCTATACAGATCCCGtatccctgagatgtggacacatcTTCTGCCGCTCGTGTATTGTGAGTGCGCTGGATGCCCAGGAGGCGGCTGGAGTGTATTCCTGTCCTGACTGCAGAGCACAATATCCGGAGCGTCCGACCCTGGAGAAGAACCTGAAGCTGAGGAACATAGTGGAGCGTTTCTCATCTCCTGAGCCTGAAACAGAGGAGACCGGAATCTTCTGCTCAGAGTCTCCTGTTCCAGCTGTGAAATTCTGTCGGTATTGTGAGACGTCCGTATGTGACGACCCCCTGACAGCACATGACAACACATTAGATGACATAGTAAAACCCCCTAGATCTTTTGCTTGCATAAAATGTCCTCTCCATAAGAAGGTTCTGGGTTATTACTACCGGCAGGATGTttcttgtctgtgtgtgtcttgctGTAGGGTTGGCGACCACCAAGGACACCAGAAGGAACTTCTAGATGAGGCTTATAAGAAGGAATATGTGGATGAACTAAGCCCACAAAAAGCAATTCAAACAAGAATCCGGACTCTACAGGATCGTACGAGAAAGATCCATGCAAAAGGCTCAGGTAAAAGGAAGAGCATTAATAGGAGATTTATGGACATTATGAAACAACTGGAAGTAGCAGAAAAAAAAGCGCTAACTGAGGTCTTCAGGCAGGAGGAGAAGATTGTGATGCAGCTATATAACCTGATCCAGAAGCTGGAAATACAGGAGAAAAAGCTGTCCAGGAAGATGCGTCGTGTCACTGACCCATTTAGGCTCTTACAAGAAAGTTACATTACAGAGGGTAGTCTTGGAGGTGTTGGCGACACAGGGGGAGATGGTGGAGAGGTCGGTTCTGAGGAGGATCTAGATGAGGTTCTGATCTCACTGACCTTAATCCGACCGATCAGGGATATTATCACCAGTATAACATCAGATCTCGGGGTCCCTGTCACAGACATATTGCTGGATGTGGACACTGCTCATAGATGGGTGAAGATATCAGAAGATCTGAAAACGGCAACAAGATCTGAAGAACAGGAGAGGCCAGAATCGTCAGGAAGATTTGTGGATTACTCCCAGGTGTTAAGCAGATGTGGCCTctcctcaggacgacattactgggaggTGAAGTGGAACCAGATAGGATTATGTGGCATTGGACTATCATATCCCAGTATAAAAAGAGAAGGAAATAAGTCGAAGATTGGACTGAATGATAAATCTTGGTGTTTGGTTTTGTATGATGGAGAATATGGAGTATGTCTCAACTCGCATATACTAACCCTCAATGTAATCCAAAGATGTCCAACACTTGGTCTCTTCTTAGACTATGAGGCCGGGCGTCTGTCCttctatgagctgtgtgaccccataaAACACTTGCACAGCTTCACCGCCTCATTCACTGAACCCCTACATGTTCTCTTCTATGTGACTGATGGAGCTTCTGTAACAATAAGAAGCTGA